In Fragaria vesca subsp. vesca unplaced genomic scaffold, FraVesHawaii_1.0 scf0513160_u, whole genome shotgun sequence, a single window of DNA contains:
- the LOC101295883 gene encoding uncharacterized protein LOC101295883 isoform 2, translating to MASRWIRPEVYPLFAATGVAVGICAMQLVRNITGNPEVRVTKENRAAGILDNFEEGEKYRENAVRRFVRNKKPQIMPSINNFFSEPN from the exons ATGGCTAGCAGATGGATCAGGCCCGAG GTGTACCCGCTCTTTGCAGCAACTGGTGTTGCTGTTGGTATCTGTGCAATGCAACTCGTTAGGAACATCACTGGCAACCCTGAAGTCAG GGTTACAAAGGAGAACAGAGCTGCTGGAATTCTAGACAACTTTGAAGAGGGTGAGAAATACAGAGAAAATGCTGTTAGGAGGTTTGTCCGCAACAAAAAGCCCCAGATCATGCCATCCATCAACAATTTTTTCTCAGAACCAAACTAA
- the LOC101296344 gene encoding cytochrome P450 71A25-like isoform 1 gives MAELINNETLAMILVAIFFILILYRWSSTSTTTNSSPPSPPKLPIIGNLHQIGSPRSPLHLSLQALSQVHGPLMLLHFGSVPVLVVSSAEAAQAIMKTHDLTFSSRPKSTVFAKLLYNSKDVATAPYGEYWRQVKSICVLNLLSNKRVRSFRGVREEETKAMMMKIRDSEGGVVNLRDMLLTLTNDVVSRVALGKSYYSDGVFKELSNEHTELLGSLYVGDYIPWLGWLDRVSGLDASLDRVAKLFDDFLDIVIQEHMDSTVQKAEDEKDFVDVLLELQQQHSPGFRIDRTSIKGVILDMFLAGTDTIATLAEWTMAEIIKHPKVMSKLQTEIRAVNKGEEDILTEDDVINMHYLNAVIKETLRLHPPLPLIMPRQSTQDVELNGYNIKANTQIIVNVWQIGRDRKSYYKPDEFEPERFLNPNSDISYKGNDFELIPFGAGRRMCPGIQFATTVNEIALANLLHKFDWTLPAAGGVRSEDLDMTETSGITVHKKHPLKAFAAPYSSA, from the exons ATGGCGGAGCTGATCAACAATGAAACCCTAGCAATGATACTTGTTgccattttcttcattctgaTCCTATACAGGTGGTCTTCCACTTCCACTACTACAAACTCATCACCACCTTCTCCACCGAAACTCCCTATCATCGGTAACCTTCACCAAATAGGCTCACCACGGTCTCCGCTACATCTCTCACTTCAAGCCTTGTCTCAAGTCCATGGCCCTCTCATGCTCCTCCACTTCGGAAGCGTCCCCGTTCTCGTCGTCTCCTCCGCCGAGGCTGCTCAGGCAATCATGAAAACACATGACCTCACGTTCTCCAGCAGGCCCAAGTCCACCGTCTTCGCAAAGCTTCTCTACAACTCTAAAGATGTGGCCACGGCACCTTACGGTGAGTACTGGAGGCAGGTGAAGAGCATCTGCGTGTTGAATCTCTTGAGCAACAAAAGGGTTCGGTCTTTCCGCGGCGTTAGGGAAGAGGAAACCAAAGccatgatgatgaagataagGGATTCAGAAGGAGGAGTAGTGAATTTGAGGGACATGCTTCTGACGCTTACAAACGATGTTGTCTCGAGAGTGGCTCTAGGGAAGAGTTACTACAGTGATGGGGTTTTTAAAGAGCTTTCGAATGAGCATACGGAGTTACTTGGAAGTCTATATGTTGGCGACTACATTCCATGGCTTGGTTGGTTGGACCGTGTCTCTGGTTTGGACGCGTCACTAGACAGAGTGGCTAAATTGTTTGATGATTTCTTGGATATAGTGATTCAAGAGCATATGGATAGTACCGTTCAGAAGGCCGAGGACGAGAAGGATTTTGTGGACGTTTTACTAGAGCTTCAGCAGCAACACTCTCCTGGTTTTCGCATTGACAGAACTAGCATAAAGGGTGTCATcttg GATATGTTTCTTGCTGGAACTGATACCATAGCCACACTCGCAGAATGGACCATGGCTGAGATCATAAAGCACCCAAAGGTCATGAGCAAATTGCAGACTGAAATTAGGGCTGTCAACAAAGGTGAAGAAGACATATTAACAGAGgatgatgtgatcaatatgCACTACCTGAACGCAGTGATCAAGGAGACTCTTCGCTTACATCCTCCACTTCCCCTCATTATGCCTAGGCAATCGACCCAAGATGTTGAATTAAATGGTTACAACATTAAGGCCAACACACAAATCATAGTGAATGTTTGGCAAATCGGTAGAGATCGCAAGTCGTATTACAAACCGGACGAGTTTGAGCCAGAGAGATTCTTGAATCCTAATAGTGATATAAGTTATAAAGGAAATGACTTTGAGTTGATTCCATTCGGAGCAGGCAGGAGGATGTGTCCCGGGATTCAGTTTGCTACAACTGTTAATGAGATTGCTCTAGCAAATTTGCTGCACAAGTTTGATTGGACACTGCCTGCTGCTGGAGGAGTAAGAAGCGAGGATCTAGACATGACTGAAACATCTGGTATAACAGTTCATAAAAAGCACCCGCTTAAAGCCTTCGCCGCACCATATTCATCAGCTTAA
- the LOC101295883 gene encoding uncharacterized protein LOC101295883 isoform 1 — MIYVRFLNDVCAESRFCIDVVIWERIRIVYPLFAATGVAVGICAMQLVRNITGNPEVRVTKENRAAGILDNFEEGEKYRENAVRRFVRNKKPQIMPSINNFFSEPN; from the exons ATGATATATGTCAGATTTCTGAATGATGTATGTGCTGAGTCCAGGTTTTGTATAGATGTGGTGATTTGGGAGAGAATTCGGATA GTGTACCCGCTCTTTGCAGCAACTGGTGTTGCTGTTGGTATCTGTGCAATGCAACTCGTTAGGAACATCACTGGCAACCCTGAAGTCAG GGTTACAAAGGAGAACAGAGCTGCTGGAATTCTAGACAACTTTGAAGAGGGTGAGAAATACAGAGAAAATGCTGTTAGGAGGTTTGTCCGCAACAAAAAGCCCCAGATCATGCCATCCATCAACAATTTTTTCTCAGAACCAAACTAA
- the LOC101294235 gene encoding 60S ribosomal protein L5-2-like: MNNENKDPAAKRKKDKNKYNTPKYRFVVCFTNKDIVAQIISSTISGDLVLASAYSHELPRYGLHVGLTNYAASYCTGLLLARRTLKKLEMDEEYEGNLEATGEDFSVEPGENRRPFRALLDVGLVLTTTGNRVFGALKGALDGGIDVPHSEKRFAGFSKDSKSLDAETHRK, from the coding sequence ATGAATAACGAAAATAAAGATCCTGCAGCAAAGCGCAAAAAAGACAAGAACAAGTACAACACCCCCAAGTACCGCTTCGTCGTCTGCTTCACCAACAAGGACATCGTCGCTCAGATCATCTCCTCCACCATTTCCGGCGACCTCGTCCTCGCCTCCGCCTACTCCCACGAGCTCCCCCGCTACGGCCTCCACGTCGGCCTCACCAACTACGCCGCCTCCTACTgcaccggcctcctcctcgCCCGCCGCACTCTCAAGAAGCTCGAGATGGACGAGGAGTACGAGGGAAACCTCGAGGCCACCGGCGAGGACTTCTCCGTCGAGCCCGGCGAGAACCGCAGGCCTTTCCGTGCTCTTCTTGATGTCGGACTTGTCCTCACCACTACCGGGAACCGTGTCTTCGGCGCGCTGAAGGGAGCTCTCGACGGCGGGATCGACGTGCCTCACAGTGAGAAGAGGTTCGCCGGATTCTCCAAGGACTCGAAGAGCTTGGATGCCGAGACGCACAGGAAGTAG